The window gagagaggcgctgggcagtggtggttggtggtggatggtggagagagagagtgatGCTGGCAgtcgtggtggtggtgggtggggtGGTCGTGGTGGTCGTGATTGTGGTGGCGATGGTGAtggatgtatgtatgtatttgttaaattaaaatatgctaatcactaaatattattgtcataatcactggtttgtacgtttgtacagtaaggagtttgtactggagtaagaccctatataataatatataataaattttatctttttattaatatattatataaacggttcggtttttcggttcggttttaagggtaaaaccgtaaccgttaccaaaccgttatgtcggttcggttacggtttttttcggtttttgtcggtcacggtttttttcggtttggtttttcggctcggtttcggtttttcggttttttttttctcaccCCTACTCACATGTGACATAAACCTCGTAAAGTGTTGTTTTACGATTTGCATATTTATGATAGGTGCATCCGATGCTTTCTATGGAGAGCACTTCTTTTGCCATCAAGAGTATGTGCCCTTGTGGCTTAATATACTTCCCTGTTTGTCACTTGTGCAAGGGAAGTATGTCGCAATTTATTAAGATTTATAACTTGGTTGAACTTGCAATAAGTTATCGTAATGATCTTTGAACCGGTTATAATTctcaaatgattaattaattttttacaatCCAAAGAAGATAACCCTTGTTTTGTGTACTCCCATAAAAAGAGTTGGGCACACACTATTTCTAGATCCTTTTACTTAACAGAAAAAAGGGTGACAATGATTATTGTATGAGAAGTATTTGCTTGGACATATCTGACAACCGTCGCTAGGGAGTGGAATATGTGCATGATAGAGTAATTGTTTTTGACTTTCTTTAGATGGTGAAGGTTTAGCATAGCAGATAAATCATTGTATTCAAATTATTGTATAGTTTCATTCACAGGGGCACTTGGGTCTTCTCTGTTGCTGGTGCTTTGATTGCTATACCCGTTGGTATAAAACGGAAATCTTTGGCACCCCTAGTGTTCTTTGGCACCACAGGCACCATGGTGGATATAATGCTGGGGATCAGTGCCTGTGAAAGGGAGCATGCAGAACGGCAacagaaacttctggaagaaCAGAATGCTGCAGCTACTGGTACTTAGGCAGATGCTGTAACTGAGTCTTGACCCTCCAAATGCACTACTTGTTATCGAAACCTAATGCTGTAACTGAGTCTTGACCCTCCAAATGCACTACTTGTTATCGAAACCTAATGTGCTCTTTCAACAACATATTTTATCAGTTCATATCATCTTCCGCTTTGCCTAATACATCAATAAATTACATCCAGGGTCCTCAAGTTTGGGgtgaattttatgataattgtTTTTGCAGATTATGTTCTTTCATGTTCTGGTCAAGCCTAAGGTTTTACAAATGTTCAAGTTGCAAGATAAACATTAACTTACATGCAGGCTACAAGAAAACATCTAGAGTAATCCCTTGCCGAGAATGATTAGaataattcaaaacaaaaatgATAAACTCAAGAGTTGTACCAGGCTTTACGAtgtaaattaaaatgatttaaacAGAAGTATAAACTCAAACGCTAGTACTTTAGCTTCTCTGCAATCACATTTGCTCTTAAATTGCAAACAAAATTGTCTGATTACTAAATTAGAGCTAAAATAGCACAGCTCATGAGAATAGTGATCCTTAGGATACACTAACACCAAACTCCTGGGTTTAAAAAATGGGACAAGGAAGTTCTTACAattctttttgtttctcttttcttttataattttgctAAAACTAAAAAACTTTAGAGCACAAtacaaaaatcacaaaaaaaattgtgtttCTTCATTATGCAATTaggtttatatttttgttaattttttcaaataataattggAAACACAAGATACATCCATCATTAACAACAAAATTAGCGCAAGTTATCCGGAGAAGATTGAAGACATTATTAATGTAGctgttttataaaattcaacttGCTCTgtccaaaaataaatataaaattcaacttgCATTGCGTTTTCTATTGCTCAGGAGCATTTAAAAGCACACAACTCTCACTAATTAAACTAGGAATAATAAAAATTGCACTAAAATTAAACTTAAGAACTCAAATTAAAAACTCAGCTACACAGATTCCATGACTCAGCACTGCAAACCCAAACTCGAATCAGACAATCGGAAAGAAAATTGGCTACTCAAACTCAGTTAGCTACTCTGACTCGATAAGAAAAACGGAACTCTGGTTTTATAACACACAAAGCTGCAACTAAAAACTACTCAAGCCCAACAAACAGACCATGACTCGATTGTAAACACAGACACCACAAAATACATATGTAAATGAAAAGAACAACCTAGCGACTCAGGGCAAAGCACAGCAGGACTCAAACTCGTTGGTGACTCGGTTTAGAACTCAAAACAACATATCAAAGAAATCAGCGAAACCCAGACTACAAAAGACACAATCCAAACTCAAACTTGACTCGGCAATTCAGAAATGAAATCGAAACACAGCAACTCGCAAGATAATTAAACGCAAGTAAGGGAAATGGTTTGATTCTAAAGACAGAGAAGCAAGGCAGTAAATAAAACGAATAAAACAGAGTATATTACAGTGAATAAAACGAAGGGGAGAGGTCTGGTGAAATAAGGCCTTTTACCTTTGTATTCGTTGGCCAAATCATATTCAGTTTCATAAATCACACAGCCCTTCTGCAAGTTTCAAAAATCACACAGCCCATCAGCAATAGCTCCCTCCGCTCACCACTGTACACCCCAGACACACCAAAACACACACATCACAGACGCAACAAACACACACCCCACTCTGATAGTACCGCCAGCAGCCTAACAGCACACACACACCCAACAGCTGCCTATAAAACAGTAATCACGCCCCTCCCCTGCAATCAATCGAACTTAACTCCCCAACCCCACACAACCCCAGGATATGCTTGCGCACACACCAGCTGCTGATGCAGAACACACACCATACATACATCTCCGAATCAGCAGACCCACTACACCTATACAGCCCTCCATCAACCCTCTACAACAGCGCCTCTAGACACCCTATACACACCTGTTCCTTGCACCACCAGCCTAACCCACAGCAGCCTCCCCCTGCTAAACTCACACCCCATGCTCTATTTTATACAAGCACACAACAATACACATGTATACAGCCCTGATGCAACCCGCTGCAACACCGCCTTCTGATCACCTCTATACACACACACCACACACCCTCACCTCTCCGCTCAACTCGCGCCATCAATCCCACATTAGGGGAAAATAAAATTCAACTTGCCTTGCGTTTTCTAGTGCTCAGGAGCACTTAAAAGCACACAACTCTAAATAATTAAACTAGGAATAATAAGTCAAATTTCCATTAAAATTAAACTTAAGAACTCAAAATAAAAACTCAGCTACACAGATTCCACAGGGGAGGGGGTCTGGTGACTCGGAATCTTAACAGCTCATGAAACTCAGCATACAAACAAGTCAGTAAAACAGGTGAGCTCAGTACACATTCTATAGGATTACTTGTTTTACCAAATACTAAACCAGAGTATACAACTAAAGAAGTAGATAGAAGATCAACGTTACTGCAACTCTCAAATCCTCAACACTTAGTACACTTCAAAAATTGAAAGAAATATACAAATTTAGATCACGTTAACAAATTCAGTATATATGTGGCAATATAATAAAGCATCACGCATCAGCTAATTTAGTAGGCATCAAACTTATACTCTCATTTACTTCAATATCATCGTAAATCGTGTAAACATAGGTTTATACCAACAAAATCAACAGAACCGAAATATGAACAAACCTAATCGAATACAAAACACATATCCACACAACATACGCCTAATCACAGGAACTTCAAAAGCTGTACGTAATACGAACAAATCCTGCAGATTGGTAAAAAAATCGATATGAACTTTCTTTTTCTCTTCACAACTTAGAAAAAGACGCAGCacgaaaaaaacacatacctaATGACGGATTCAGAAGCTGTAGCGACGAGTGGAACAAAATCAACATAACAGAAATATGAACAAACACATATCTACACAACATAATCGAGTACGCAACACATATCTACACAACATACGCCTAATCAGAAGAACTTCAATCGCTGTAATACGAACAAATCCTGCAGAACGGAAAAAAAAACGATATGAACTTTCTTCTACTCTTCACAACTTAGAAAAAGACGCAGCAGAACAATGCATCACATACCTAATCGCGGATTCAGATGGTGTAGCGACGAGAGGATGCAGTGGGAGCCGGAAACTGAACGAAGAATACTCGGTTTCCCGATCTCGTTACCGGCGGCAATTCTCGTGGCGGCGGCGGCGGAACCAGGAGATGGAGGCCATCAGCACGTCGAGCATCCGATCCGGAGAAAAAACGGTGGATAAAACCGTGGACGAGAACGTACATCAAGCTTCCGGCGGTCATCAAAGCAATCGATGCCAAATCAACACTTAAATTGTGCTCATGATTGTGATTGAGATTGAATTCTTTGTAATCCAGCTTATGAATCATCTTCAGAAACTCGTGATACACAACGAAAATGGAACTAGGTTTAACATTAAGCCCTAATTGCCGAGTTTAAAGGCGCGCGGAAGAACGTTCTCGATGCTCGAATAAGTAAATTACATTTTAACCCTCGCatcatgtaaaatatattttcgtttttgtttgttaaattcttaaatttacttactatttatgtttgtgttttctttaattttaaaatgtgtCTATGTcccatataaattattatagttaAGTATTAAATTATTGTATAATTGATCGTATAAATAATTCTAATAAAAATTTGCTTATAAAGATGGATGTTAAGTCTACGGTGTCGGTGtgttaatattttaagttattaattttatttgtatactACATCTACgatcatcacggatgttggtTCGTCGAAGGATTTGATAAGATTTAGTGCATACTAATGGGGCATCACAGATGTTGTTTCGTCGAAGGATTTGGTAAGATTTCACGCGGTTTCTAAATGATTTTGGCCTGGTAACCGTATTCTTATGGTAGGGGTTTTTAGAATTCGTGTCGTCATAGTCTACAATGGTATTACATGGGGGTGGGGGAATGCAAGAAAGAGACTCCGTTGGATTGGTGGCAGTTAGTGCATTGACGGTTGTTGCCAAACGTCCCAGTTTAATATCTCCATTTCAGATCATTGTCACCCATCATCGACAAACGGGAACTGTGtaggtaagtcccatgtgaagaaggccatgaactaaggtatattaatattatatcacacactatattatttattgtgcactaagccgggggtcttcacggaaacagcctctctgCTTTAAGGGCAGGGGCaaggctgcgtacatcttaccctcctcagacgctgttctaagcgggatataccgagtatgtttggtttggtttggtttatctACGATCACCACTTCTCACTCAATAAATCTTTGGGGATGCaactcaaaaaattaaaattgtaaataaaaaataagcagCAGCGGCAAATCGAGCaagtgcaaaaaaaaataaatgaaatcaTGTCGTAATGCTTTCATTTATTAAAGTCTACCTCTCCTATCATgttattttaagtcatataatttaaatttcataaatGCCGAAATACTCTCTTTTGGTAGCTAATTTGGATGTTCGTGGTGTGTCTCTTTGAGATAGATGATCAACAGAATTTTGTGAAGGATACCAAATTATGGTAACgtaaaaatgtttaaataagaaaataatgagaagtttaaaatgataaatagcTTTTCATAGAATCTAACACAAAATTATTGTAGTAATTTTATATCTCCAATTCTACGATTTTTTATATAGTGTTTTcgtaaaaatatattgaaaaactGACCATGCATCACATGTAATGAAAAGTATGCTCTTCATGATAATAGTATCTTCATTAATAATTGATTGATTATTGATTTAAtgtatatgataaaattaagtTTAAATTCATTATAATTATTTCTCG of the Daucus carota subsp. sativus chromosome 4, DH1 v3.0, whole genome shotgun sequence genome contains:
- the LOC108217380 gene encoding uncharacterized protein LOC108217380; this encodes MLWCGTCHYLKRNMCLRGTWVFSVAGALIAIPVGIKRKSLAPLVFFGTTGTMVDIMLGISACEREHAERQQKLLEEQNAAATGT